A portion of the uncultured Bacteroides sp. genome contains these proteins:
- a CDS encoding restriction endonuclease subunit S produces the protein MNENKFFKLNEICEFKYGKMPVPNKLCKSGYSIFSGYKFGGFYPEYTDERERLIVIARGVGGIGDVKIAPAKCFITNLSIIIFEEEKEVLYRYLYYYLKNSNLRALDTGSCQSQITINQLGEYQIRIPDLEKQSYILKILSSLDDKIELNNRINVELEAMAKTIYDYWFVQFDFPDVKGKPYKSSGGKMVYNEKLKREIPEGWEVKTLIEITSLIRRGISPKYVEEGGHLVLNQKCIRNQTISFGLGRRHDNKLSINDERFIELGDVLVNSTGVGTLGRVAFVKYIQEEKSTVDSHVTIVRGNPDLINTEYLNYWMLKSEKDIERAAEGSTGQVELRKEFLENMSIIKPSDNIQKKFSNIIIPLNGEMESREKENQRLASLRDWLLPMLMNGQVGFKEMYQEQIQTVNVAAEAKVEYKPTPKNDNFQVGLKEEKTPIINLSQQQDQRFELWLSSQGLAARGEIDKTTLREIFNVMDEEEYGK, from the coding sequence ATGAATGAGAATAAATTCTTTAAATTAAACGAAATATGTGAGTTTAAATATGGAAAAATGCCAGTCCCAAATAAACTTTGTAAATCTGGTTATTCTATATTTAGTGGATATAAATTTGGAGGTTTTTATCCAGAATATACAGATGAAAGAGAAAGGTTAATTGTAATAGCTAGAGGTGTAGGCGGAATTGGTGATGTGAAAATAGCTCCAGCAAAATGCTTTATCACAAATTTATCAATCATTATATTTGAAGAAGAAAAGGAAGTTCTTTACAGATATCTTTATTATTATTTGAAAAATAGTAATTTAAGAGCGTTGGATACAGGTTCTTGTCAATCTCAAATAACAATTAATCAGTTAGGAGAGTATCAAATAAGAATACCAGACCTAGAAAAACAATCTTATATTTTAAAAATCCTTTCTTCCTTAGACGATAAAATCGAACTCAACAATCGAATAAATGTCGAATTGGAAGCGATGGCAAAAACGATTTACGATTATTGGTTTGTACAATTCGATTTCCCTGATGTGAAAGGCAAACCCTACAAATCGTCGGGCGGCAAAATGGTGTATAACGAAAAGTTGAAACGAGAGATTCCTGAAGGATGGGAAGTGAAAACCTTGATTGAGATAACTTCATTAATAAGACGTGGTATTTCTCCCAAATATGTTGAAGAAGGAGGGCATTTGGTGCTGAATCAAAAATGTATTCGTAATCAAACAATCTCATTTGGGTTAGGAAGGAGACATGATAATAAGTTAAGTATAAATGATGAGAGATTCATAGAACTAGGAGATGTGCTTGTTAATTCTACAGGAGTTGGAACTCTGGGTAGAGTTGCATTTGTGAAATATATTCAAGAGGAAAAATCTACAGTTGATTCACATGTTACAATTGTTAGAGGTAATCCTGATCTGATAAATACAGAGTATCTTAATTACTGGATGTTAAAATCGGAAAAAGATATAGAGCGGGCTGCGGAGGGTTCGACAGGCCAAGTTGAATTAAGAAAAGAATTCTTAGAAAATATGTCAATTATAAAGCCCTCTGATAATATTCAGAAGAAATTTTCTAATATAATTATTCCATTGAATGGAGAAATGGAATCCAGAGAGAAAGAAAATCAACGCCTCGCATCTCTTCGCGATTGGTTGTTGCCTATGCTGATGAATGGTCAAGTTGGGTTTAAGGAAATGTATCAGGAGCAAATACAAACTGTCAATGTAGCTGCTGAAGCAAAGGTTGAGTACAAGCCAACGCCTAAAAACGATAATTTTCAAGTTGGCTTAAAAGAAGAAAAGACCCCAATAATCAACTTATCCCAGCAACAAGACCAACGTTTTGAATTATGGCTGTCAAGTCAAGGTCTTGCCGCAAGAGGAGAAATTGACAAAACGACTCTCCGAGAAATATTCAACGTAATGGATGAAGAGGAATATGGAAAATAG
- a CDS encoding purine-nucleoside phosphorylase, with product MLEKIEETAAFLREKMHTSPETAIILGTGLGSLANEITEKYEIKYEDIPNFPVSTVEGHSGKLIFGKLGNKDIMAMQGRFHYYEGYSMKEVTFPVRVMKELGIKTLFVSNASGGTNPDFEIGDLMIITDHINYFPEHPLRGKNLYGDRFPDMSEAYSKELIGKALVIAKEKGIKVQQGIYIGTQGPTFETPAEYKLFHILGADAVGMSTVPEVIVANHCKIKVFGISVITDLGVEGKIVEVSHEEVQLAADAAQPKMTTIMRELINRA from the coding sequence ATGTTAGAGAAAATAGAAGAAACAGCAGCTTTTCTAAGAGAGAAGATGCATACAAGTCCTGAGACGGCTATCATACTAGGTACCGGACTTGGTAGTTTGGCGAACGAGATAACAGAAAAGTATGAGATAAAATACGAAGATATCCCTAATTTCCCTGTTTCAACCGTAGAAGGACACAGTGGTAAACTGATCTTCGGTAAACTGGGGAATAAAGATATCATGGCCATGCAAGGACGTTTTCATTACTACGAAGGTTATTCAATGAAAGAAGTAACTTTCCCGGTACGTGTTATGAAAGAGCTTGGCATCAAGACCTTGTTCGTTTCCAATGCCAGTGGCGGAACGAACCCCGACTTTGAAATAGGCGATCTGATGATCATTACCGACCATATCAATTACTTCCCCGAACATCCGTTGCGTGGTAAGAATCTGTATGGTGATCGATTCCCCGACATGAGCGAAGCTTACTCCAAAGAACTCATCGGCAAAGCATTAGTGATAGCTAAGGAAAAAGGCATCAAAGTGCAACAAGGTATCTACATCGGCACACAAGGTCCTACGTTTGAAACTCCTGCCGAATACAAGCTTTTCCACATATTGGGAGCTGACGCAGTAGGTATGTCTACCGTGCCCGAAGTGATTGTAGCCAACCACTGCAAAATCAAAGTCTTCGGTATCTCAGTCATCACCGACTTGGGAGTAGAAGGTAAAATAGTAGAAGTGTCGCATGAAGAAGTTCAACTGGCAGCGGATGCCGCTCAACCTAAGATGACAACTATCATGCGCGAACTCATAAATCGTGCTTAA
- a CDS encoding helix-turn-helix transcriptional regulator, which yields MNRIKEVLNEKGIKQTWLAEKLGKSFKIVNAYACNRKQPSLETLFLIAELLNVDIKDLLISNKGE from the coding sequence ATGAATCGCATAAAAGAGGTTCTTAACGAAAAAGGGATCAAACAAACATGGCTTGCCGAAAAACTAGGTAAAAGTTTCAAGATTGTGAATGCTTATGCCTGCAACCGGAAGCAGCCAAGTTTGGAAACACTTTTTCTGATTGCTGAGTTATTGAATGTTGATATTAAGGATTTATTGATAAGTAACAAAGGGGAATGA
- the thiL gene encoding thiamine-phosphate kinase — MTRTEIATIGEFGLIRRLTEGIELQNESSKYGIGDDAAVLSYPADKQVLVTTDLLMEGVHFDLIYVPLKHLGYKSAVVNFSDIYAMNGTPKQITVSLAISKRFSIEDMEEFYAGLRLACKQYNVDIIGGDTSSSLTGMAISITCIGEAEKGEVVYRNGARETDLICVSGDLGAAYMGLQLLEREKVVLRGETEVKPDFTGKEYLLERQLKPEARGDIIKKLREAGVTPTSMMDVSDGLSSELLHICTQSKVGCRVYEEHIPIDYQTAVMAEEFNMNLTTCALNGGEDYELLFTVPIADHEKVAEMEGVKLIGHITKPDMGCALITRDGQEFELKAQGWNPLMENKKE; from the coding sequence ATGACAAGAACAGAAATAGCTACCATCGGCGAGTTTGGCCTCATCCGTCGACTCACCGAAGGCATTGAATTACAAAACGAATCGAGTAAGTATGGCATAGGCGATGATGCTGCCGTACTCTCCTACCCTGCCGACAAACAAGTGCTTGTCACCACCGACCTATTGATGGAAGGTGTACACTTCGACCTTATTTATGTTCCACTCAAACATCTGGGATATAAATCGGCTGTCGTTAACTTCTCCGACATCTATGCCATGAACGGCACACCGAAACAGATAACAGTTTCTCTTGCCATCTCCAAACGTTTCAGCATAGAAGATATGGAAGAGTTCTACGCCGGCCTGCGTCTTGCTTGCAAACAATATAATGTAGATATAATAGGTGGAGACACCTCCTCTTCTCTCACAGGCATGGCCATTAGCATCACTTGTATAGGAGAAGCTGAAAAGGGAGAAGTGGTGTATCGCAATGGTGCCCGTGAAACAGACCTCATCTGCGTCAGCGGTGACTTGGGAGCAGCCTACATGGGTCTGCAACTTTTAGAGCGCGAAAAAGTAGTACTCAGAGGAGAGACAGAAGTCAAACCCGACTTTACCGGAAAAGAGTATCTTCTGGAACGCCAATTGAAGCCCGAAGCTCGCGGAGACATCATTAAAAAACTGAGAGAAGCGGGTGTTACTCCTACCTCCATGATGGACGTTTCCGATGGCCTCTCTTCAGAACTGCTACATATCTGTACACAAAGCAAAGTAGGTTGCCGAGTGTACGAAGAGCATATACCGATAGACTACCAGACAGCTGTGATGGCAGAAGAATTCAACATGAACCTCACCACCTGTGCACTCAATGGTGGCGAAGACTATGAGCTACTCTTCACCGTCCCCATTGCCGACCACGAGAAAGTAGCCGAGATGGAAGGCGTCAAGCTGATAGGTCACATCACCAAACCCGATATGGGCTGTGCCCTCATCACAAGAGACGGGCAAGAGTTTGAACTCAAAGCCCAAGGATGGAATCCATTGATGGAAAATAAAAAAGAATAA
- a CDS encoding class I SAM-dependent DNA methyltransferase, with the protein MTQDISFTTKTKQLIDSLKSVCANYGLGNDGNEFKIITQIFLYKYLNDKFRFEVKREMPELATAENLSEALAAMSEEDYKFLLASLSPNVIRLKPYQLISHLYNNQNQDDFGKTFDDTLRGISIENADVFSIKSFSGAKDKLFDDISQFITDSSQRDSFCRALVNKLFEFSFEESFEDYFQEKYDFFKDIFEYLIKDYNSDSGGKYAEYYTPNAVARIIASILVENEVKQVRCYDPSVGSGSLLMSLAHNIGEDKCTIYSEDISQKSSTMLRLNLILNNLTHSIPNVIKTNTIAEPFYLNRKFDYIVSNPPFKLDFSDFRDDLEKDSFKERFFAGIPKVPNKDKDKMSIYLMFIQHIMYSLSDTGKAAIVVPTGFITAQSGIEKRIREAMIDRKLLRGVVSMPSNIFASTGTNVSVLFLDKQADTEHIVLVDASKLGETVKEGKNQRTVLTPAEEQRIIDAMNHKRAEDDFSIVVSAEEIKNKNHSFSAGQYFEVKIEYVDITAEEFADKMKNYADTLDSLFAESHRLEEEIKKQLGGLRYE; encoded by the coding sequence ATGACACAAGATATAAGTTTTACAACTAAAACTAAGCAGTTAATCGACAGCCTGAAAAGCGTTTGTGCTAACTACGGGCTGGGTAATGATGGAAATGAATTTAAAATCATTACCCAAATTTTCTTATATAAATATCTCAATGATAAGTTTCGATTCGAAGTGAAGCGGGAGATGCCGGAACTGGCAACTGCCGAAAATCTTTCCGAAGCATTGGCGGCAATGAGCGAAGAGGACTATAAATTTTTATTGGCTTCACTCAGTCCCAATGTTATACGGCTGAAGCCTTACCAACTGATTTCGCACCTTTACAATAATCAAAATCAAGACGATTTCGGGAAGACATTTGATGACACATTGCGGGGAATAAGTATTGAAAATGCCGATGTGTTTTCTATCAAATCTTTCTCCGGAGCTAAGGATAAATTGTTCGATGATATTAGTCAGTTTATTACAGACAGTTCGCAACGTGATTCTTTCTGTAGAGCATTGGTTAATAAGTTATTTGAATTCAGTTTCGAAGAGAGTTTTGAAGATTATTTCCAGGAAAAATATGATTTCTTCAAAGATATTTTCGAATACCTTATCAAAGATTACAACTCCGACTCGGGAGGGAAGTATGCCGAATACTATACCCCTAATGCTGTTGCACGAATTATAGCCAGCATTTTAGTAGAGAACGAAGTGAAACAGGTAAGATGTTATGACCCAAGTGTGGGGTCGGGGTCGTTGTTGATGAGTTTGGCTCACAACATAGGAGAAGACAAGTGTACTATATATTCCGAAGATATTTCACAAAAGTCAAGTACAATGCTGCGATTGAATCTGATTCTGAACAATCTGACACACAGCATCCCCAACGTAATAAAAACCAATACCATTGCCGAGCCTTTCTATCTCAATCGAAAATTCGATTACATTGTGTCCAATCCGCCTTTCAAACTCGATTTTTCCGACTTTCGCGACGATTTGGAGAAAGATAGTTTCAAAGAACGCTTTTTTGCGGGCATACCTAAAGTGCCGAATAAGGATAAAGATAAGATGTCTATTTACCTGATGTTTATTCAGCACATTATGTACAGCCTGAGCGATACAGGTAAAGCGGCAATTGTAGTACCTACGGGATTTATCACAGCACAAAGCGGTATTGAAAAGAGAATACGCGAAGCAATGATTGATCGCAAACTTCTCCGCGGCGTGGTAAGTATGCCGAGTAATATATTCGCCAGCACGGGAACCAATGTAAGCGTACTGTTTTTAGACAAGCAAGCCGATACGGAGCATATTGTATTAGTAGATGCCAGTAAATTGGGCGAAACCGTGAAAGAAGGCAAAAACCAACGCACCGTACTCACTCCTGCCGAAGAGCAACGCATTATCGACGCGATGAACCACAAACGTGCCGAAGACGATTTTTCAATAGTGGTAAGTGCGGAAGAAATTAAAAACAAAAACCACTCGTTCAGCGCGGGGCAATACTTCGAGGTAAAGATTGAATATGTAGATATTACTGCTGAAGAATTTGCCGATAAAATGAAAAACTATGCCGATACGCTCGATTCGCTTTTTGCGGAATCGCACCGATTGGAAGAGGAGATAAAAAAACAATTGGGAGGGTTGAGGTATGAATGA
- a CDS encoding type I restriction endonuclease translates to MTFNENSRVKIPAVLHLMRLGYTYIPFNKQNRREDTNIFEDIFIESLQRINPDVLKEELFRELDEISLELDYEDLGQKFHQRLTATSGIKLIDFKNFKNNSFHVTTELTCKNGDEEFRPDITLLINGIPLAFIEVKKPHNKEGIIAERNRINSRFKNKHFRRFVNITQLMVFSNNMEYEDGIVEPIFGAFYATSAYSDLSFNYFREDEDYPTIQRLKTISEQDENAILKDNNLLVIKHSPEFKTNKDLNTPTHRMLTSLFSKERLAFILRYALAYVEEENGLQKHIMRYPQLFATKAIAAKLDEGQHKGIIWHTQGSGKTALAYYNVRHLTDYYQKKNVVPKFYFIVDRLDLLIQASTEFANRGLKVNRVNSKQEFIQDMKVIGAIHNDSGQAEITVVNIQKFSEGSVAGKMPGYDINTQRVFFLDEAHRSYNPKGNYLANLINSDKNAVIIALTGTPLLREVAKEYDSKLLFGNYIHKYYYNRSIADGYTLRLIREEIEGSFRIEMKEIMEQIKVLHGDIKTADVYADRNFAQGLLNYITNDLNEFRHAWQDETLGGMVVCDSSKQAKMLFQLFEEKYGIQEIDTEKYPMMAADPFVPYGKRKKNKLTAALILHDENDKTIRKELIKAYKSGKIDILFVYNMLLTGFDAKRLKKLYLARVIQDHNLLQTLTRVNRPYKKYEYGYVVDFADISKAFDRTNQLYFDELQNELGDDIQFYTNLFKSEAEIRQELEEINETLFNYDTTNREIFSQQIAQLTDKKELLQLIKALRTAKELKNIIAINGYEELTAITDFDLLNRLLIETQNRLDNLNFVENIGNEDATQKLLSTALEDIVFQFIKVGEEELKLADEYKETLRKTREALQYNFDQADPHFVTLREELERIFKKKNLSETTQADMVENMHLLRKIYDNAKELNRKNALLKAKYENDEKYTRIHKRLIEKGTLNSKEMQLHRALMQVKNAVDSKLEGQEDILNNEAFFTKYLMQLVVSEFKKKENIPLDFATTENINQLIAREYLQLYNNRI, encoded by the coding sequence ATGACTTTTAATGAGAACTCACGCGTTAAAATTCCTGCCGTATTGCATTTGATGCGATTGGGCTATACTTATATACCCTTTAATAAACAAAATCGCAGAGAAGACACCAATATTTTCGAGGATATTTTTATTGAGAGTTTGCAGCGAATTAATCCCGATGTCCTGAAAGAAGAACTATTTCGGGAATTGGACGAAATCAGTTTAGAGTTGGATTATGAGGACTTGGGTCAAAAATTCCACCAACGCTTAACAGCAACTTCTGGTATTAAACTGATTGATTTCAAGAACTTCAAGAATAACAGCTTCCACGTTACAACAGAACTGACCTGTAAAAACGGTGATGAAGAATTTCGTCCCGATATAACGCTGTTGATTAATGGAATTCCATTGGCATTTATAGAGGTAAAGAAACCGCACAACAAAGAAGGTATTATAGCGGAGCGTAACCGTATAAATTCCCGCTTCAAAAATAAACACTTTCGTCGTTTTGTCAATATCACACAACTGATGGTATTTTCCAATAATATGGAGTACGAAGACGGCATTGTTGAGCCAATTTTCGGGGCTTTTTACGCGACTTCCGCCTATTCTGATTTGTCGTTTAATTATTTTCGCGAAGACGAAGATTACCCTACTATTCAAAGATTGAAGACCATATCGGAACAAGATGAAAATGCGATTCTGAAAGATAACAATTTGTTGGTAATTAAGCATAGTCCGGAATTTAAGACTAACAAAGACCTCAATACACCCACCCACCGAATGCTTACTTCGCTATTCAGCAAAGAGCGATTGGCATTTATTTTACGTTATGCACTGGCTTATGTAGAAGAAGAAAACGGCTTGCAAAAGCACATAATGCGCTATCCACAATTATTTGCCACAAAAGCAATCGCGGCAAAGTTGGACGAAGGACAACACAAAGGCATTATCTGGCATACACAAGGCTCTGGTAAAACTGCATTGGCATATTATAACGTAAGACATCTGACTGATTATTATCAAAAAAAGAATGTTGTCCCTAAATTTTATTTTATTGTCGATCGGCTGGATTTACTGATACAGGCTTCCACCGAATTCGCGAACAGAGGATTGAAAGTGAATCGGGTAAATTCCAAACAGGAGTTTATTCAGGACATGAAAGTAATCGGAGCTATTCATAACGATAGTGGACAAGCAGAGATTACAGTTGTCAATATTCAGAAATTTAGCGAAGGTTCCGTAGCTGGCAAAATGCCTGGTTACGATATCAACACACAACGCGTTTTCTTTTTGGACGAGGCACACCGAAGCTATAACCCCAAAGGAAATTATTTGGCCAACTTGATTAATTCCGATAAAAACGCGGTTATTATTGCTCTTACGGGAACACCCTTATTGCGGGAAGTGGCAAAAGAATACGATTCTAAACTGCTTTTTGGAAACTACATTCATAAATATTACTACAATCGTTCCATTGCCGATGGCTATACACTCCGTTTAATTCGCGAAGAGATAGAAGGCAGCTTCAGAATAGAAATGAAAGAAATAATGGAGCAAATAAAGGTATTGCACGGTGATATTAAAACTGCCGATGTATATGCAGATAGGAATTTTGCCCAAGGATTACTGAATTACATTACGAACGATTTGAACGAATTTCGTCACGCCTGGCAAGATGAAACGTTGGGAGGAATGGTTGTCTGCGATTCGTCAAAGCAAGCTAAAATGCTATTCCAACTCTTTGAGGAGAAATACGGCATACAGGAAATTGATACTGAAAAATATCCGATGATGGCGGCTGATCCTTTTGTGCCTTATGGAAAACGAAAGAAAAACAAATTAACAGCCGCACTTATTCTTCACGATGAGAATGACAAGACAATCCGCAAAGAACTGATTAAAGCCTATAAGTCGGGAAAGATTGATATTCTGTTCGTTTACAATATGCTTTTGACCGGTTTTGATGCCAAGCGGTTGAAGAAATTGTATTTGGCCCGTGTTATTCAAGACCATAATTTATTGCAAACACTTACCCGTGTCAATCGTCCGTACAAGAAATATGAATACGGGTATGTGGTCGACTTTGCCGATATATCTAAAGCGTTTGACCGCACCAATCAACTATACTTCGACGAATTGCAAAACGAGTTGGGAGATGATATACAATTCTATACCAATTTATTCAAATCTGAAGCGGAGATACGGCAAGAGTTGGAAGAAATAAATGAAACGCTTTTCAACTATGATACTACCAATCGCGAAATCTTCTCTCAACAGATTGCACAATTGACAGATAAGAAAGAGTTGTTGCAATTGATAAAAGCGTTGCGAACCGCAAAGGAATTGAAAAACATTATCGCCATTAACGGTTACGAGGAACTGACAGCTATTACTGATTTTGATTTACTGAACCGTTTGTTGATTGAAACTCAAAATCGATTGGACAATCTCAATTTTGTAGAAAATATTGGTAACGAGGATGCTACCCAAAAACTATTGAGCACCGCACTGGAAGACATTGTTTTCCAATTTATCAAAGTGGGCGAGGAAGAACTGAAATTGGCAGACGAATACAAAGAAACACTCCGCAAAACCCGCGAAGCTTTGCAGTATAACTTCGACCAGGCCGATCCACATTTTGTAACGCTACGGGAAGAGTTGGAGCGTATCTTCAAAAAGAAAAACCTTTCGGAAACTACGCAGGCGGATATGGTGGAGAATATGCACTTGCTCCGTAAGATATACGACAATGCCAAAGAACTCAATCGAAAAAATGCCTTACTCAAAGCAAAATACGAAAACGACGAGAAATACACTCGGATACATAAACGCTTAATAGAGAAAGGTACGCTTAATTCGAAAGAAATGCAATTGCACCGGGCGTTGATGCAAGTAAAAAACGCGGTGGACAGCAAGCTCGAAGGACAAGAAGATATTTTGAACAATGAAGCATTTTTTACCAAATACCTGATGCAGTTGGTTGTAAGCGAATTTAAGAAGAAGGAAAATATTCCTCTTGACTTTGCGACAACTGAAAATATCAACCAACTGATAGCGAGGGAGTATTTGCAATTATATAATAATAGAATATAA
- the lpxK gene encoding tetraacyldisaccharide 4'-kinase has protein sequence MEESRIKLNKWLYPVSMLYGAVIGIRNKLFDWGFLRSKSFDIPTICIGNLSVGGTGKTPHTEYLIKLLQAEFQLAVLSRGYKRHSHGYLLASAESTARTIGDEPYQIKTKFPGIRVAVDENRCHGIEKLRKLNDPAVDLILLDDAFQHRYVKAGISILLTDYHRLFCEDKLLPVGRLRESINGKNRAQIVIVTKCPADIKPIDFNIISKQLDLYPYQQLYFSTFKYGKLTPVFPELTEKKRELSSLRADEQVLLLTGIASPTTIVKELQTRTSHIDLLSFDDHHDFSKQDMQLIKERFEQLDGEKKIIITTEKDAARLIHHPALSDELKAYLYALPIEVRILQNQQHIFNQNIIGYVRENRRNSSFSKREDAYKS, from the coding sequence ATGGAGGAATCCCGAATCAAACTAAATAAATGGTTGTATCCCGTTTCTATGTTATATGGAGCGGTTATAGGTATAAGAAACAAACTCTTTGACTGGGGATTCCTTCGGTCAAAGAGTTTCGACATTCCAACCATTTGCATCGGTAACCTCTCCGTGGGGGGAACGGGCAAGACTCCTCATACCGAATATTTGATAAAGCTACTTCAGGCAGAATTTCAGCTTGCCGTGCTCAGTCGCGGATATAAACGCCACAGTCACGGATATTTATTGGCATCGGCCGAAAGTACTGCTCGCACTATTGGCGATGAGCCTTATCAGATAAAAACTAAATTCCCCGGCATCCGTGTAGCAGTGGATGAGAATCGTTGCCACGGCATAGAGAAGCTACGCAAATTGAATGATCCGGCTGTCGACTTAATTCTTTTAGACGATGCTTTTCAACATCGATATGTAAAAGCCGGCATCAGCATATTGCTCACGGACTATCATCGTTTGTTTTGCGAAGACAAACTCCTTCCGGTAGGACGGCTACGCGAATCTATCAACGGAAAGAACCGCGCTCAAATCGTTATTGTTACCAAATGTCCGGCAGACATCAAGCCGATTGATTTTAATATCATCAGCAAGCAACTCGATCTTTACCCTTATCAACAGCTTTACTTCTCTACCTTTAAATATGGTAAACTGACTCCTGTATTTCCCGAATTAACGGAAAAGAAACGAGAGTTATCCTCATTAAGGGCAGACGAACAGGTATTATTGCTCACCGGCATAGCATCACCAACCACTATTGTGAAAGAGTTGCAAACCCGTACTTCTCACATCGATTTACTTTCGTTTGATGATCACCATGACTTCAGCAAGCAAGATATGCAATTGATAAAGGAACGCTTTGAACAGCTAGACGGAGAGAAGAAAATTATTATTACGACAGAAAAAGATGCAGCCAGGCTTATACACCACCCTGCACTAAGTGACGAATTAAAAGCGTATCTTTACGCCCTGCCTATAGAAGTTAGGATATTACAAAACCAACAACATATATTTAACCAAAACATTATTGGCTATGTTAGAGAAAATAGAAGAAACAGCAGCTTTTCTAAGAGAGAAGATGCATACAAGTCCTGA